The DNA sequence TCTTTAGATGATCTAACTGTCAGGCAAAAGAAGACTAACACAAGTCCAAAACTGAGTATTAGAGAGAGAAAACATACTTCTTCTATGCAGAACAAAGAAGCAGCACTAACGAAAGTAGCAGGAACCACAATCCAGTGGCAATCATCCCAAAGTATGATAGGGAGAGTTAGATGCCAAAGGACAAGAAATCTTGAAGTCAAGCGAGTGTATGATAAAGGGATTGGAGTGCCAATGAGCTGTTCACAAACACCAATTCCTTCGTGAAAACAAGAGATTTTTGATTCCTGCACAAGTTGAGTTTAAGGGTTACCATGATATGGTGGTTGCTAATTTGAAGTGTCCACTTCTCTGAACTACTAAATTATAGTCTTAAAAAAGAATCAATGATTTCCACCTGATGATATCTTAATTACAAAATCTAAACAGAAATTATAGCTTATTTAAGATGTTTAATAAAACTTGGGAAATGAAACTGACAAAAATTTCTCAATGTCTTGCTAATTCAAGAAAAATTACCAACGTAATTCTCTTTGCTTCTTCCAACTTCAGCATTTGCAAGCTCTGTGAGATGAACTGAATAATGCTGCGAGGCCGATGTTTTGAATTCAGAACCACCGCCAATTCATCTCTTTCAAGCAAATTCTGGAGATCTCCTTCAGCATCCGAACCGTAAAGCACATGGCACTTAAATCAAGAAGTCCaaaaaaatcagcatcaaacTACAATACAAGCATATGAAACATATGAATATTCTTAGAAAAAAGCTTGAACCCAAGAACCACTAATTAATTAGCCTGAATTTTGACAGCTTGAGCAATTTGTTTCAAGTCCAAAAACACAATTTGAGATCAAGtggaaaatatatattgaatccATTCCTCTCATAGATAATACTTTTGGatcaaatttcatatttttgttaCTTAACTTGGGTCAAGCAAAACTTCTCTACTTTTCGATTAGCTTATATATCTGTCTTGGTATCCACTTTCAAATTTCTTCAAGTAACAAAAAAACTTGGGAAAAAATGGAATTGACCTTAAGGGCAACCGGGAATGCCATTATGTACTGCAAAAGCGCCTTTTTGAGCTGCGCATCGGAGGAACTCTTCACCGCTGTAATCACCAGTCTAGCCATATCATTCGTCCCTGCAATCACTTTAGTCCAAGCCTTCCTCCCTTCCTCGAACCTCGAATACGAAGCCTCCGTTCGGAACACCAACAGTAGCGCCAATGCCGGCGCAGTCAGCTGGTACGGTAGCGATGAGGCCCTCAACACAGGGAAAAACTCCGGCAACCAATGCATCAGAACCACAGAGTTATAGCTCGCAATGACAGCTGCTACCGACGTGAATGCTATTACCGGTGGTATCAATGAAAGGATGACTCGGGACGACAGGCTCGAGAGAAAGTGGCGGACATGGCGGAGCGAGCTTCTGTGGTCAACCCATTTCTCGTGGTTGTAAAGGGTTCGGTTCTGTCGCATTCCGCGCTCTTTGATTCGGTCGGCCCAGTCTGGTATGGCACGGAGGATTGAAATTAGAGTTTTTGAGggagatgaagatgaagatgggTTCGTGGGGTTTGATGAAGCGAGGACTTTGAAAGAGGTGGTTGTTCTGGGTTTGGAGGAAAGGGTTGGGTGTAATTTTGAGAGGGTTTTTGGGGAAAAGTCGGAAGAAAGGGACACTCTGGTGGTAGAGTCATTTCTGGTAAATATCAGGTTTGGAGTTAGGGTTTTGGAAGAGAAGGAAGAAGAGGGCATGTTATGGAGTCTGAGAGAGTGAAAACAAGAACTAGGAGAGAGAGTGGATTGGTAGTTAAAAACAGTTATTTGTGAAGGAGGTTTTTACACgttcaaaatacaaaaatatgaaatatgaAATATGATAATGTTACTTACATTCGTGACAGACATATTTGGAAGTTACTGAAAATAAGTATGCTGAGTGGAGTCGGGGAATTTGTTTCAAAACAACAACACATAAATTCAAAAAACTTTTTGAAGATTAAAGAGACTCATCATGGGTCATTTGATGTGATGACCTCATTTTAATAGAAAGTTTTCTCCTATTTCATGCAAAATCATATTCAATAGTTTGAACTTCCAATTGGTGAAGGCAGATCAGTCGAAGCGGTTCTGATCCATGGATTCTAGTCACACTTTTTTTCGTCCACTTTCTTATGGTGAGCCTACAAATGAGGTAGGACTAGCAAAACGAGTCAGACACTATAACACAATTTGAAATCTGCACGAGAGTTAGGAGTTTGGGTTTGCCTTAAATGAGTTCGGGTCGTGTTCGAGTTAACTCGTTTAACCCATTTAATAAACGAGTTGTGTTCAGATTCACACGACTAACATAAAATTGACCAGTTAATAActtatttaaagttattttagtaCTTTAACATATCACAAACGGGTCATAAACGCGTTGAATACTTCATAAATGTATTATTGGTTGACATGTTTAAACAAAATATGCTTATAAACGGATTACACAGATCGTGTTcggattttattttctaatacgATTTTTAAATGGGTCGTGTTCGGGTCAAGTATATACCTATTATACATGAGTCTCGACATGATAAGAATACAACTCGCGAACACAAATGGCCACCCCTAAAATGGGGTGGTAGCGAACTTGATAACACATGCGTCAATGAAACATATAGCTCCTGCAACAATATTTTTCACCACTTATGTGGAAAAAATTCTTACTTTACCATTGAATTTCTTCCCAAATTCAAATATGCTCATTTGGCATCATCACCACTTCGACCACTACATTGTTAAATCAAACTTTCATTTGGCAAATTCAATTGAAGATGCACATGCTTCGTCATTATGGGACTATATTTGGTCTCTTAAATTAACGCAAAAAAAAGTCAAAATCTTTGCTTGGGTGTGGTTTATGATGCTCTCCAAGTGGCTAACCTTGTTAAAAGGAAGGTAATAACTGATAATACTTGTTTGGTGTGTAGTCGGGCTTGGGAGTCTATAGGACATGTCTTGTTTAGCTGTGAGTATGCTCGATCTGTTTGGCATAGTTTAGGCTTGGTTTTCGATTGGCATCCTTCTTCTTCCATGATCAAAGGAGACTATCTTGTTCTTCTCTCTACACTTTATACCAAGGCCGAAATAGAATTTATTATTTGTACTCTGTGGTGCATTTGGACTGAAAGGAAAGTTGTTATTCATGGAGGAAAGGCAAGGCCGGCTGCATAACTCGCTAAGTTTGCTGCAATTTATCTCGTCAACTTCAAATCTGCTAGCCTCAAATATTATCCGGCTATTCCTGCAACTCAAGACAACACCCTCTTTGCAACAACTCTACTATCGACTGCTTCACCTCCGTGGGTACTCTCGGGTTTAGGAGACTATAAAGTAGCTGTAGTGCTGCCTTGAATGCTAGCAGGCAGGGACGAAGCTACTTTAGCTCCAAAGGGGGCCATGGCCCCTCTCAAAATTTtggacaaaaaaaattataaagtaatttaatgttaaaaattttatttttttccaaaaaattatgtatttggcccccttaatgattttttttatcatttggcCCCCCTTATTCTGAACTTCTGCCTCCGTCCCTGCTAGCAGGAGTATCATATCATTGGTGTTGGTGCAACTATTCGAGATGCTCACGGTCATGTTATGGCTGCGCTTTCTAAACCGATTATACGAAATTTAAAATCGcatgaaatagaaataaaagcCATTTTTTACAGTCTTAATTGGTTTCTTTAGCTACAATTATCTATTacacaaatattaatttatgataACAAAGTATtatcctaaaaaaaaaatagtttgactTGCAAAGAATTATTTATTGCCTATATGTTtgacaatgaaaaaaaaaaaaaaaaaaaaaaccatcttCAAAACATCAAGGTTCACAAGTCACAATTGGTGTTAAGGTGTAAGCTTTTACAAGAAACCAATTGATCCCAATACAGcatctcatttttttaaaaaaaaaaaaaaactggaaAATTTACTCAAACTGGAGGTGTTACTATACAAAGTTAGCTGTTTATTAAACTATGGTTGTTTCTTGATGTTGTTGTCAGAGCCCAGCTTCTCTACTTGAACTTCTTCAGATTGAGTGTTTGGTCCAAAGATGTATCCTTTCACTGAATTTTCTGCCGATTTTATGGCCTTTTTAACCTGCCATAGAAGGTTTGAGCTTTAGGTAACAAATATGAAAAATGTACCTTAATCTTTATCTTAGATGATAAAGTTTGGATAACTCCTCAAGATAAaactaaataaacattaaatctTATAGACTGCAACTTCATAAATGACACTCAAATTTGAAATCAATTTTTTGAGGCAACCACAAAACAGAAACTCCCAATTTCAAGACATAAAATTCTTGACTAAGTAGAGATTTTTATTATCCACGAAGTGCAAATTAACATATACAAGCTACACAAGATGAAATGGATAGAGCAAATGAATTGACTTGCAAAGAATTGACCTATTTATTCCTAGAAAGCAAAGATATTCTATCATCCAGCAACAAACACTGCCCAAAATAACTGAAAGTGACAATTTACACAAAGTGCAAATATTCTACATTCTAAAATAAGGGGCTATTTGTCATTGCAATTTTACAGGTCTCAATTCGCTTAAAACTTATGCTCGCTAAATAGGTGCTTGTAAATCATAATTCATAAATGGCAGCCAGTTCTATCAGTGTGACAAGGAACAGATTTCAAGGACAAAATCCTACCAACTCAACTCAGTGGTTTCATTCGAAAGGATGAAGAAGAACAATGGATAATAAGTTGCTTTTATCAATTTGATGTCAATAGTGTAATAGTCTAGTCCGTCCAACCTTTGCTTCCATAGAATAATGAAAAGGCCATCAATGAAAAACGACAACCAAAACAGGAGACATTCCCACAGTAACTCAAACCTAGAAAACCCCCCAAAACAATACATATACGAAAATTTACAGACAACCCACATACAAAAACATCAAAAAAAGATCTCCAAAACGCTACTCACAGCTGAGTTGACCATTATTTTAAGTAGCGAAGAGCAAAGATTGCAAACCCATTTCATAAAACATCTTAAAGTTTCTAAATATTTCATCTTAATTGCAATAAAATAACAGCATAGCGAACGGATTCATCGAAGAAGACAAGCTTACAGGATCGAGAGCATTTGGTTCGGAGCCATAGTCGGCGGTTAGGAGAAAATAAGAGGCAGTGACGGTAGCCACCATAGTTGTCCTCCTCACTAGCTTGTCTGTTCGTGGGTTCATCATTTTGTTCACTTTGATCCTAATTCCTAAAGAGGGAAGGGTTTTAGATCTTCGTATTGACAAAGAAACCTGGGAAAAAATATATCCAGCGGTGGAAGAAGGATTTAGAAGAAAAAAGTCGCAGAGAAACCAACGACAGATTGGAAATTGCTAAAGTCTATTAATATTTTTCTCTTATTATTGAAAATTGCTAAAAACACATTATGAAATTAatgtcaattttattttaaatatttatttgtaaaccATTTTTGTTCCCctaaaatagaaaatcatttcttCATTTATTAATAGAAAGATTTATTtcgtccaaaaaaaaaaaaaagaagaaaggtttataattttctttttttatgaatagaaagatatatgaaaaattaaatgcgTAATTTCCATGTTCAGTATTAAAATTACATGTACTTGTCTAGCCAAGTTTAGTTACTTTAAATTTGTGTATCGCAAATAGGGATGCACATTTTCCCGCGGGGGCCATGGGACGGAGATTTCCCGTCTAAATGAGAAACGGGGCGGGGACGGGGATTACTTTTTGTCCCCGAATGTTAAACGGGGCGGGGACGGAGATCACACTCCCCGCCCCTACGGGGACCCGTTTAgtattttatcttatatttttaataatattttataatttataatttatgtttgcatttttttagtatattagtatttttttttttttgaattttaagttatattttggataataattagtttattgaataataattaatgtgtaatattttaattattatgtagtttaatatttttgtatatcaaaaatttcattataaactttattttattattagggGATTCTCCGCCCCGTCCCTGCCCCATTAGGGGATTTCCCGCCCCCATCCCCGATGGGGAATAAGTGGGGATGGGGATTAAAATTCTTAACGGGGATGGGACGAGGGGAGTACTCCCCGCCAATTTCCCATCCCGTGTGCATCCCTAATCACAAATCTAAGATTTTCCTTAACTATCGATTTTCTTCAAAGTCtaaaatttgtgatattttatttatttattattttttcttttgaaacaaGTTGAATAGAAATAtctaaaagggaaaaaaaaaaaagggaagaaaaaaaacccaaaaagaTCCCAATATCGTTAGTTGCTCATTTTCATTACTTTCTGCTTTTGGATAAAACGACATGAAGTGTATTAATATTGAGTTAAACGACACATCGTTTATTATAGTAGGGAAGATAGAGACTCGATAATTATAGGGAAGGGAAGGAAGTGAAGGCAAGTCAAGTTAAAAAGAGTTGTCTTTAGCGGTGGCGAGTACGGTGACCCAACCCAAGTCCAACACCCCACCCGCCCGGATCAAATCTTCAAATCCCCCGCTTTCACTGTCAATTTGAGAGTCCTCTCTCTCAACCATCTTCGCAGTTCGCACCTCACTCCTCCTCACCACACCATCCATGGAGGGACCAAAGGCAGCTCAACCCCAACCTCCTCAACCTCTCTCCTTTAATTCCAACAAGAGACCCCTCTCCACTCACTCTCTTCCACACAATTCCAAACGCCTCAAACTTCGTCTTCTTCTCAATAGTCTTCGTCCTCATTTTATTGAGGTTTGTTTTTGACTTTTATCCAACTTCATtcgtttttctttattttatttcttttattgggttttttttttgctaattcCTTCTGGCAACTGTGTTAAAAGTgggtctctttctctctctggtGTTTTTAATTGTAACCTTTAAACTCATGGAGGTTCAGATTTTGAAAGATCGCTGTTGcaagataaatttttttttcaagaaaacaaacagcagaaaaaaaactGGATGGACTCTGTaaagaaaacttacaaatagaGTTTTTTTTCTCAATTGCTAAACTTATTTATTGATAAACAGAAAGGTTGATGAATTTTgcatatttatttatagttagAAACTTAGTGTTGCTGAAATTTCTAGGTTTCGTTTGAGGATATGTATTTAGCACATTCCTTATATACATTTGCTGAGTAAATTACTACTTTTCATACCAAATAATATGAAATCCTTTCTGTTGTGTTGAAGGTTATTAGCACCCCGGATTTTCGGAATTGCAGGGCGGCTGATGAAATCCAAGAACGTAAGCTCACTGAGATGATTTACTTTCTTTTCATATTTGAATGTTGGAATACTACACCCTTAAATTTTAGTACTTTCAGCTTCATGACTCATATCCATGTCTTTATGGACAAAACTTGTGCTGAGTTTACAAGTATAGTTTTTAGATGGGGTAGACGCCAATGCCATCATAAGTTCAGACCGCTTTATTACAAGTCTGGTACTTTTTGCACACAATGAAAGGTTGTACTCCAATTTTTAAACTGGATATGACCTTAGTAGGATCTGGGGTTTTGGTAGAAGTGAAATAAAATTCACATTAGGTTAGCAGTTGATATTTGTATGGTCTGTCAATAATTAACATATTAGTTGGATTGGCTGTTAAATTGTGTTTGTGACATTCCAAACCTTCAAATTACAGAGCTGAAGCAAGTGGTAGAGCTATTCAAACAGGTGATATCAGAAGCAAATTCCTCTTGGAAAAAGAATGGtcaaaatcagcaagagaagcCTCAAAATGTCTCTTCAGACCAACAAGAGAAGGCACAACCTGAATCCGGTGAGATTAAAGGGACATACGTTGTTGGAGGATCAGCTTTTGGATGGAATTTCATCACCTTTACCAGCACAGATCCAGTGTATTATGGCATGACCAAGGAATCATTCCGTGCAGCTAAATTAATTACTCCCTAAACCAGTTTGGGACTCTGCCGCTAGGATTGCTGATTCTTATTCTAGGCCTTCAGTTTAGTGTCTACTCCACCAAACGTAACACCTCATTTTGAAGAGCAGAAGATCCAACTTAATCGGTTCAATGCTATTAAGATATTAACATCAGTACTTAAATTCCCGTCCCTAACCCGAAGTTCAGAATTTTAGGTGTAGAACTATAGAAATGTTAAATGATTACAGGTTTGATATTTATAGCTGGATGTTTTATGAAAAGGGATTGGTAAGCTTTTGTGTTTGtgatagtttattattattcaatGTCGCTCTGAAAgaaaaaagttttaaatatatttatgggGAAAGGAAATTAGATTTTGTAGTGATGAGAATTTGTACCCACAAAATTGATTATGTTTCTTGGGAAGGAAGTTAATTGCTTTATAAGACTTGTCTTGTGAGTTGTGAATCTCATGATTATGACATAATTAACCTCTCTGCTGAGCAAGAAGTTCATAATTTGGTTAGTATATGTTGTGCATTCAAACTCATTTTACAGCAAAATAAATTTCAGAAACTTATGATAGTGTATTAtgtttgtattatttaattagtaAAACGTATGAATAAACAAATTGGGTCCATAGCTCAGTGGTAGAGCATTTGACTGCAGATCAAGAGGTCACCGGTTCGAACCCGGTTGGGCCCTTTTTTTAAATTACCTTTTcgaatcttttatttatttgcaCATTAATCCATTAATTAATTGCTTTAATTCCCACTTATGGTTAGGGGTGGGGGTTGCATACCAATTCTCTAGTATTCAAGAAGCCAGATttattccttcaaaaaaaaaaaagaagccaGATTTAtaccctttcaaaaaaaaaaaaaaaagaagccaGATTTATACTATTATCGTATTCTTActatttttcatcaaaagttTAGGATTACCATTCTACAAAGTATGAGTGTCAAAAAGAATTTTGACATAACACACAAACATAACACAAATTTTAATAGTTAGGatcgaaaaaattaaatgcaaGTTAAAAATAAGTCGATTTAATTTGACACAAAATAAAAAGCGTCAAATATAACACGACTTGTCATCCTACAAAGTATGAGTGCTAAAAAAGATTTCGACATAGCATACACGAACATAACACGAATTTTATTGGTTAGGGTCTGAAAAATTAGATATATGTCAAAAACGAATCAGCACGACTTGACGCGAAATAAAAACGGGTCGACTTGCTTAACACAAATGTAACACGTTTGAcacgatttttttaaaa is a window from the Cannabis sativa cultivar Pink pepper isolate KNU-18-1 chromosome 1, ASM2916894v1, whole genome shotgun sequence genome containing:
- the LOC115706536 gene encoding uncharacterized protein LOC115706536, whose translation is MMNPRTDKLVRRTTMVATVTASYFLLTADYGSEPNALDPVKKAIKSAENSVKGYIFGPNTQSEEVQVEKLGSDNNIKKQP
- the LOC115706526 gene encoding voltage-dependent chloride channel 1, chloroplastic, translating into MPSSSFSSKTLTPNLIFTRNDSTTRVSLSSDFSPKTLSKLHPTLSSKPRTTTSFKVLASSNPTNPSSSSSPSKTLISILRAIPDWADRIKERGMRQNRTLYNHEKWVDHRSSLRHVRHFLSSLSSRVILSLIPPVIAFTSVAAVIASYNSVVLMHWLPEFFPVLRASSLPYQLTAPALALLLVFRTEASYSRFEEGRKAWTKVIAGTNDMARLVITAVKSSSDAQLKKALLQYIMAFPVALKCHVLYGSDAEGDLQNLLERDELAVVLNSKHRPRSIIQFISQSLQMLKLEEAKRITLESKISCFHEGIGVCEQLIGTPIPLSYTRLTSRFLVLWHLTLPIILWDDCHWIVVPATFVSAASLFCIEEVGVLIEEPFPVLALDDLCNLVRENIQEAVASEKRIRAVLNAKRNIYSEQHSSNGHPNL
- the LOC115706533 gene encoding uncharacterized protein LOC115706533, with translation MEGPKAAQPQPPQPLSFNSNKRPLSTHSLPHNSKRLKLRLLLNSLRPHFIEVISTPDFRNCRAADEIQEQLKQVVELFKQVISEANSSWKKNGQNQQEKPQNVSSDQQEKAQPESGEIKGTYVVGGSAFGWNFITFTSTDPVYYGMTKESFRAAKLITP